A single window of Lagopus muta isolate bLagMut1 chromosome 23, bLagMut1 primary, whole genome shotgun sequence DNA harbors:
- the TMEM200B gene encoding transmembrane protein 200B isoform X2, with amino-acid sequence MLPVSFWSQHPYDPRVLTIPVLPMWSHCPRIPSIPHTRTPRSPREARNTFLPAGRAAKASTMTAESTEPNGPMREPTVGGTKPSAPPAPPRRRGRRLRRKSLPEVAVKGQLRMRSPSGAFVMVGISVVLVGMTIAVVGYWPHRGHGGAGAGARNASTAGDMRREVVAGRPAPHNEKLKLIGPVIMGIGLFIFICANTMLYENRDMETRMLMQKGLYCMATDLPKETSPKDEDTRLVPKANPECLEGCYEVDLSLGSKWADGFGPNRLQTTAELMQCPGASPAASLLSLHSEANLGLSATVGALALPIIKLNNRLLDAASRAANGMTEGAQLPAEGPAPSCALLSPSGGSIAARGLENHGGHVVINVEDGGPTVHAGPDAQPHNPGHSKSLDLGRPGVLLVAPIKDRKNRSWPRLDHVNAVAYAKLENWGESLDRLLETSGTPHHAEPRPSSWVVGMEGGSRV; translated from the coding sequence ATGCTGCCAGTGTCCTTTTGGTCCCAACATCCTTATGATCCTCGTGTTCTCACCATCCCCGTGCTCCCAATGTGGTCCCACTGTCCTCGcatcccctccatcccacaCACCCGGACCCCCAGATCACCACGTGAAGCTCGTAACACCTTTCTCCCTGCAGGAAGAGCAGCCAAGGCATCGACGATGACTGCCGAGAGCACCGAACCCAATGGCCCCATGCGGGAGCCGACGGTGGGGGGCACAAAGCCGTCGGCCCCCCCTGCCCCACCGCGGCGCCGAGGCCGAAGGCTGCGACGGAAGTCACTGCCGGAGGTGGCGGTGAAGGGACAGCTTCGCATGCGCTCACCATCGGGAGCCTTCGTCATGGTGGGCATCTCGGTGGTCTTGGTAGGCATGACCATTGCCGTGGTGGGCTACTGGCCCCACCGGGGGCATGGaggtgctggggctggagcGAGGAACGCCAGCACGGCGGGGGACATGAGGAGGGAGGTGGTTGCTGGGCGTCCCGCGCCCCACAATGAGAAGCTGAAGCTGATCGGCCCTGTCATCATGGGCATCGGGCTCTTCATCTTCATCTGTGCCAACACCATGCTCTACGAGAACAGGGACATGGAGACCCGCATGCTGATGCAGAAAGGCCTCTACTGCATGGCCACGGATCTCCCCAAGGAGACCAGCCCCAAGGATGAGGACACCCGGCTGGTACCCAAAGCCAACCCTGAGTGCTTGGAGGGCTGCTATGAAGTGGACCTGTCCTTGGGCAGCAAGTGGGCTGATGGCTTTGGCCCCAACAGGCTGCAGACCACAGCTGAGCTCATGCAGTGCCCGGGTGCATCGCCGGCAGCCTCCCTCCTCAGCCTCCACTCAGAGGCAAACCTTGGGCTCTCCGCCACCGTCGGGGCCTTGGCGTTGCCCATCATCAAGCTCAACAACCGCTTGCTGGATGCAGCCTCACGGGCAGCCAACGGGATGACAGAgggagcccagctccctgccgAAGGCCCGGCGCCCTCCTGtgccctgctgtcccccagcGGCGGCAGCATCGCAGCTCGGGGCCTGGAGAACCACGGCGGCCACGTCGTCATCAACGTGGAGGATGGTGGCCCCACGGTGCATGCGGGCCCAGACGCTCAGCCCCACAACCCGGGGCACTCCAAGTCCCTGGACCTGGGCCGGCCAggggtgctgctggtggctccCATCAAGGACCGTAAAAACCGGAGTTGGCCTCGGCTCGATCACGTCAACGCGGTGGCTTATGCCAAACTGGAGAACTGGGGAGAATCCTTGGACCGGCTACTGGAGACCAGCGGGACACCACACCATGCTGAGCCCCGGCCCAGCTCCtgggtggtgggcatggaggggGGCTCGCGGGTCTGA
- the TMEM200B gene encoding transmembrane protein 200B isoform X1, giving the protein MPGAGRPDRAGTLCIWWDASRTRGSFPGARSSLAPILRTWGPRCWTGVAKSPPCRNGAARSGRNFSFPSGWVGARLLLALPSALLLLLPGDAPGPALRLPAGPRAEGGEGNRRRAGRAAAPSRAEPSRSEGRRAAPQPLHGPDLQSSAARGKRPRREATAGRAAKASTMTAESTEPNGPMREPTVGGTKPSAPPAPPRRRGRRLRRKSLPEVAVKGQLRMRSPSGAFVMVGISVVLVGMTIAVVGYWPHRGHGGAGAGARNASTAGDMRREVVAGRPAPHNEKLKLIGPVIMGIGLFIFICANTMLYENRDMETRMLMQKGLYCMATDLPKETSPKDEDTRLVPKANPECLEGCYEVDLSLGSKWADGFGPNRLQTTAELMQCPGASPAASLLSLHSEANLGLSATVGALALPIIKLNNRLLDAASRAANGMTEGAQLPAEGPAPSCALLSPSGGSIAARGLENHGGHVVINVEDGGPTVHAGPDAQPHNPGHSKSLDLGRPGVLLVAPIKDRKNRSWPRLDHVNAVAYAKLENWGESLDRLLETSGTPHHAEPRPSSWVVGMEGGSRV; this is encoded by the exons ATGCCCGGCGCAGGCAGACCCGACAGGGCCGGGACGTTGTGCATCTGGTGGGATGCGAGCAGGACGAGGGGCTCCTTCCCGGGGGCTCGCTCTTCTTTGGCTCCCATCCTGCGGACCTGGGGTCCGCGCTGCTGGACGGGGGTCGCGAAATCCCCTCCGTGCCGCAACGGCGCTGCGCGAAGCGGCCGCAACTTTTCGTTCCCCTCCGGCTGGGTCGGGGCACGGCTTCTTCTCGCTCTTCCCtccgccctcctcctcctcctccctggcGATGCTCCGGGCCCCGCGCTCCGCCTCCCCGCGGGGCCGCGGGCGGAGGGCGGGGAGGGGAACCGGCGCCGGGCGGGACGCGCTGCCGccccgagccgagccgagccgagccggaGCGAAGGGAGGCGCGCCGCTCCGCAGCCCCTCCATGGCCCCGACCTCCAGAGCTCGGCGGCCCGGGGGAAGCGGCCCCGGCGGGAGGCGACCGCCG GAAGAGCAGCCAAGGCATCGACGATGACTGCCGAGAGCACCGAACCCAATGGCCCCATGCGGGAGCCGACGGTGGGGGGCACAAAGCCGTCGGCCCCCCCTGCCCCACCGCGGCGCCGAGGCCGAAGGCTGCGACGGAAGTCACTGCCGGAGGTGGCGGTGAAGGGACAGCTTCGCATGCGCTCACCATCGGGAGCCTTCGTCATGGTGGGCATCTCGGTGGTCTTGGTAGGCATGACCATTGCCGTGGTGGGCTACTGGCCCCACCGGGGGCATGGaggtgctggggctggagcGAGGAACGCCAGCACGGCGGGGGACATGAGGAGGGAGGTGGTTGCTGGGCGTCCCGCGCCCCACAATGAGAAGCTGAAGCTGATCGGCCCTGTCATCATGGGCATCGGGCTCTTCATCTTCATCTGTGCCAACACCATGCTCTACGAGAACAGGGACATGGAGACCCGCATGCTGATGCAGAAAGGCCTCTACTGCATGGCCACGGATCTCCCCAAGGAGACCAGCCCCAAGGATGAGGACACCCGGCTGGTACCCAAAGCCAACCCTGAGTGCTTGGAGGGCTGCTATGAAGTGGACCTGTCCTTGGGCAGCAAGTGGGCTGATGGCTTTGGCCCCAACAGGCTGCAGACCACAGCTGAGCTCATGCAGTGCCCGGGTGCATCGCCGGCAGCCTCCCTCCTCAGCCTCCACTCAGAGGCAAACCTTGGGCTCTCCGCCACCGTCGGGGCCTTGGCGTTGCCCATCATCAAGCTCAACAACCGCTTGCTGGATGCAGCCTCACGGGCAGCCAACGGGATGACAGAgggagcccagctccctgccgAAGGCCCGGCGCCCTCCTGtgccctgctgtcccccagcGGCGGCAGCATCGCAGCTCGGGGCCTGGAGAACCACGGCGGCCACGTCGTCATCAACGTGGAGGATGGTGGCCCCACGGTGCATGCGGGCCCAGACGCTCAGCCCCACAACCCGGGGCACTCCAAGTCCCTGGACCTGGGCCGGCCAggggtgctgctggtggctccCATCAAGGACCGTAAAAACCGGAGTTGGCCTCGGCTCGATCACGTCAACGCGGTGGCTTATGCCAAACTGGAGAACTGGGGAGAATCCTTGGACCGGCTACTGGAGACCAGCGGGACACCACACCATGCTGAGCCCCGGCCCAGCTCCtgggtggtgggcatggaggggGGCTCGCGGGTCTGA